A window of Chryseobacterium viscerum contains these coding sequences:
- a CDS encoding radical SAM protein, with protein MPVRNYTYYDYTISLCPECLKRVGAKIIIEDEAVFMTKRCPDHGFFKTKIASDVPYYKNIRNYNKASEMPLHFGTDVEYGCPYDCGLCVDHEQHSCLSIVEVTDRCNLTCPTCYAMSSPHYGSHRSLEEIEAMFDVIVKNEGEPDVVQISGGEPTIHPEFFKIMDIAKSKPIKHLMLNTNGVRIANDPGFAEQLATYAPEFEIYLQFDSFKPEVLEDFRGKDLTAVRMKALEKLNELNLSTTLVIVLQKGKNIDEIGKIIEFALKQKCVRGITFQPVEIAGRNREDSAHEKITLTEVRQEIINQFPLLNSDDIIPVPCNPDSLAMGYVLKLQDETIPLTRYINPADLLNNESRNTIVYEQDKGLHMQLLDIFSTGISVDKVQPKVNQLLCCLPEVCAPDLDYDNLFRIIIMNFMDAHDFDVRAVKKSCVHIVNKDLKLIPFETMNLFYRDEKKAYLEELRKEDKVLF; from the coding sequence ATGCCAGTAAGAAATTACACCTATTACGATTATACAATCAGTCTTTGTCCGGAATGTCTTAAAAGAGTCGGTGCTAAGATTATTATTGAGGATGAAGCTGTTTTTATGACCAAAAGATGTCCCGATCATGGTTTTTTTAAAACAAAAATAGCTTCTGATGTACCTTATTATAAAAACATAAGAAACTATAATAAAGCCTCAGAAATGCCTCTTCATTTCGGAACTGATGTAGAATATGGATGTCCCTATGATTGCGGGCTTTGTGTAGACCATGAGCAGCATAGTTGTCTTTCTATCGTAGAAGTTACAGATCGTTGTAATTTGACTTGTCCTACCTGTTATGCGATGTCTTCTCCGCATTATGGAAGTCATAGAAGTCTGGAAGAAATTGAAGCCATGTTTGATGTTATTGTAAAGAATGAAGGTGAGCCGGATGTAGTTCAGATCAGTGGGGGAGAACCTACGATTCATCCGGAGTTTTTCAAAATTATGGATATTGCAAAGTCGAAACCGATTAAACATCTCATGCTGAATACCAATGGAGTCAGAATAGCCAATGATCCGGGATTTGCTGAACAGTTGGCGACCTATGCTCCTGAGTTTGAAATATACCTTCAGTTTGATTCATTTAAACCGGAGGTACTGGAAGACTTTAGGGGAAAGGATCTTACTGCTGTAAGAATGAAAGCGTTGGAAAAACTCAATGAGCTTAATCTTTCCACTACATTAGTTATTGTCCTTCAAAAAGGCAAAAATATTGATGAAATTGGAAAAATTATAGAATTTGCCCTGAAACAGAAATGTGTGAGGGGAATCACGTTCCAGCCTGTTGAAATTGCGGGAAGAAACCGGGAAGATTCTGCTCATGAAAAGATTACTTTAACTGAGGTGAGACAGGAAATAATCAATCAGTTTCCTTTACTAAACTCTGATGATATTATCCCGGTTCCATGTAACCCGGATTCCCTGGCTATGGGATATGTTTTAAAACTTCAGGACGAAACGATTCCTTTGACCAGGTATATAAATCCTGCAGATCTTCTGAATAATGAATCAAGAAATACCATCGTTTACGAACAGGATAAAGGACTGCATATGCAGCTGCTGGATATATTCAGTACCGGGATTTCTGTAGATAAGGTACAGCCCAAAGTAAATCAGTTACTATGCTGTCTTCCGGAAGTTTGTGCCCCGGATCTTGATTATGATAACCTGTTTAGAATTATTATTATGAACTTTATGGATGCTCATGATTTTGATGTACGGGCAGTAAAAAAGTCCTGTGTGCATATTGTGAATAAAGACTTGAAGTTAATTCCTTTTGAAACCATGAACCTTTTCTATAGGGATGAAAAAAAGGCTTACCTCGAAGAACTTAGAAAAGAAGATAAAGTATTATTTTAA
- the surE gene encoding 5'/3'-nucleotidase SurE — protein MERPLILVTNDDGITAPGIRNLISFMNEIGEVVVVAPNSPQSGKGHAITINSTLSYEEVTLEGPQIDFSCSGTPVDCVKMALDKILKRRPDIVVSGINHGANSSINVIYSGTMSAAVEAGVEGIPAIGFSLLDFSWEADFTQAKEFIQNIVRRTLENPMPKGIVLNVNIPKLPAEEIKGVKVCKQAHAKWEESFDERINPHGKKYYWLTGYFNNMDDSEDADETALANGYISIVPVKFDLTAYEYMKTLEEVMTFENVKEEK, from the coding sequence ATGGAAAGACCGCTTATTCTGGTTACTAATGATGATGGAATTACAGCTCCTGGTATCAGAAATCTTATCAGTTTTATGAATGAAATCGGAGAAGTAGTTGTTGTAGCACCCAACTCTCCTCAAAGTGGAAAAGGCCACGCTATTACCATTAATTCTACCCTAAGCTACGAAGAAGTTACCCTGGAAGGTCCGCAGATTGATTTTTCATGCAGCGGAACCCCTGTAGACTGTGTAAAAATGGCTCTTGATAAAATTCTGAAAAGAAGACCTGATATTGTAGTTTCTGGAATCAACCACGGAGCCAACTCTTCTATTAATGTGATCTATTCGGGAACGATGTCAGCTGCTGTAGAAGCGGGGGTAGAAGGAATTCCTGCAATTGGATTCTCATTACTGGATTTCAGTTGGGAAGCTGATTTTACGCAGGCTAAAGAATTTATTCAGAATATCGTAAGAAGAACCCTGGAAAACCCAATGCCAAAAGGTATTGTACTGAATGTGAATATTCCTAAACTTCCGGCTGAAGAAATAAAAGGAGTAAAAGTATGTAAACAGGCTCACGCAAAATGGGAAGAAAGCTTTGATGAAAGAATAAACCCACATGGTAAAAAATATTACTGGCTAACTGGTTATTTTAACAATATGGATGATTCTGAAGATGCTGATGAAACAGCTTTGGCTAACGGATATATTTCCATTGTTCCGGTAAAGTTTGACCTTACGGCATACGAATACATGAAAACATTAGAAGAGGTGATGACCTTTGAAAATGTGAAAGAAGAAAAATAA
- a CDS encoding lmo0937 family membrane protein, with translation MRSLLWLIAVICIVVWLLGMLGIVPGISTGYLIHVLLVIAIIVILYNIITGRKPLD, from the coding sequence ATGAGAAGTTTATTATGGTTAATTGCAGTCATCTGCATCGTTGTTTGGCTTTTAGGAATGTTAGGAATAGTTCCGGGCATCAGCACGGGTTATTTGATTCACGTTCTACTGGTCATTGCCATTATTGTTATTCTTTATAACATCATTACAGGCAGAAAACCTCTTGATTAG
- a CDS encoding carboxy terminal-processing peptidase, protein MWKNFKLNKFLLLIPLTSLMFCFNSPKNDDEKMQTIMVSVKNTLSYLHYSPKSINDAYSKDVYKHYFELVDPAKRYFLQSDMDEFNKHETKLDDYISQGDLTFYKLTIDRLYQRVDEIDKITQDIFSKPINLQEDETLTLEPKLKKVPANKQEQYNEWKKFIKYNILQEVESMNSKEEAQKEKKDSVQKYKLKDTIKFKPLTQDEKIKKATDEVKDLVKDTFTRFKKRKKMDWFTVYMNAYTEVFDPHTNYYSPKDKEDFDTQFTGKVIGIGALIQEKKGNLYLGALTIGAPAWKSKQLSEGDKILKVRSKPKEDAVNVVGMLSDEAVRLIRGEKGTPVTLTVQKKDGTIKDVTMIREEVAIEDTFARSIVVNTPNGKKYGFINLPSFNADFENAKGRNASDDIKNEIIKLKEQNIQGIILDLRNNGGGSLTEVGDIMGLFMEAGPYVQVKDGNGKIQTLKNKNETPIWTGPLVIMQNELSASASEILAGVMQDNGRAMIIGSPQSFGKGTVQTFVDLNRFLNTEDDFGSLKLTIQKFYRITGESTQRKGIVSDIQMKDFFTYAEVGERYDDYALAWDKIPPTKFQKLNYFNIQALEKASADRMAKNSNYQLLLESAQWREKLDKEENITLNITKFNELMKNRKSQIEKFKALTKFENGLQFIMYPSEVEREKKDEAFKKKSEMWIKNLKKDLYLQEAMNIVSDMGAKS, encoded by the coding sequence ATGTGGAAAAATTTCAAACTGAATAAATTTTTACTTCTTATTCCATTAACCAGTCTGATGTTTTGTTTCAACTCGCCAAAGAATGACGATGAAAAGATGCAGACGATAATGGTGAGCGTAAAAAACACACTTTCTTATCTGCATTATAGCCCCAAATCTATCAATGATGCCTATTCGAAGGACGTTTATAAGCATTATTTCGAATTGGTAGATCCAGCGAAAAGATATTTTCTGCAATCTGACATGGATGAATTCAACAAGCATGAAACAAAGCTTGATGACTATATCAGCCAGGGTGATCTTACATTCTATAAGCTTACGATTGACAGACTATACCAGAGAGTGGATGAGATTGATAAAATAACACAGGATATTTTCAGTAAGCCAATCAATCTTCAGGAAGATGAAACGCTTACCCTTGAGCCGAAACTCAAAAAGGTACCAGCCAATAAGCAGGAACAGTATAATGAGTGGAAAAAATTCATCAAGTACAACATCCTACAGGAAGTAGAGTCGATGAACAGTAAAGAAGAGGCTCAGAAAGAAAAGAAAGATTCTGTTCAGAAGTATAAGCTGAAAGATACGATCAAGTTTAAGCCTCTTACTCAGGACGAAAAAATCAAAAAAGCGACTGATGAAGTAAAAGATCTTGTAAAAGATACCTTTACCCGATTCAAAAAGAGAAAGAAAATGGATTGGTTTACCGTGTATATGAACGCTTACACAGAAGTATTCGATCCGCATACCAATTATTATTCACCAAAAGATAAAGAAGATTTTGATACTCAGTTTACAGGAAAAGTGATCGGTATTGGTGCTTTGATCCAGGAGAAAAAAGGAAATCTTTATCTGGGAGCTCTTACCATTGGTGCACCGGCGTGGAAATCTAAACAGCTTTCAGAAGGTGATAAAATCCTGAAAGTAAGATCTAAACCGAAAGAAGATGCTGTAAATGTGGTAGGAATGCTTTCTGATGAAGCAGTACGATTGATCAGAGGTGAGAAAGGAACTCCGGTAACACTGACGGTTCAGAAAAAGGACGGAACGATCAAGGATGTAACAATGATCCGTGAAGAAGTAGCTATTGAAGATACTTTCGCAAGAAGTATTGTAGTAAACACTCCAAATGGAAAGAAATATGGTTTCATCAACCTTCCAAGCTTTAATGCTGATTTTGAAAATGCAAAAGGAAGAAATGCTTCGGATGATATTAAGAATGAGATCATTAAGCTGAAAGAACAAAATATTCAGGGAATTATTCTTGACCTTAGAAATAATGGAGGGGGTTCTTTAACTGAAGTAGGTGATATTATGGGGCTTTTCATGGAAGCAGGTCCTTACGTTCAGGTGAAAGACGGAAACGGGAAAATTCAGACTCTTAAAAATAAAAATGAAACTCCTATCTGGACAGGTCCATTGGTGATTATGCAAAACGAGCTTTCTGCTTCAGCTTCAGAAATCCTTGCAGGCGTAATGCAGGATAATGGAAGAGCAATGATTATCGGATCTCCTCAGTCTTTCGGAAAAGGAACCGTGCAGACTTTTGTTGATCTGAACAGATTCCTGAACACGGAGGATGATTTCGGATCTTTAAAACTGACTATCCAGAAGTTCTACAGAATTACCGGAGAATCTACACAGAGAAAAGGAATTGTTTCTGATATCCAGATGAAAGACTTCTTTACCTATGCTGAAGTAGGAGAGCGATATGATGACTATGCTTTGGCATGGGATAAAATTCCACCTACAAAATTCCAGAAACTGAACTATTTCAACATTCAGGCGCTGGAAAAAGCAAGTGCAGACAGAATGGCTAAAAACAGCAATTATCAGTTGTTATTAGAGTCTGCTCAGTGGAGAGAAAAACTGGACAAGGAAGAAAATATTACTTTGAATATCACTAAGTTCAATGAACTGATGAAGAACAGAAAGTCTCAGATTGAAAAGTTCAAGGCTTTAACTAAATTTGAGAACGGACTTCAGTTCATCATGTATCCAAGTGAAGTTGAAAGAGAGAAAAAAGATGAAGCTTTCAAGAAAAAATCTGAAATGTGGATCAAGAATCTGAAAAAAGATCTTTACCTGCAGGAAGCAATGAATATTGTATCAGATATGGGAGCTAAATCCTAA
- a CDS encoding superoxide dismutase family protein codes for MKVQTLALLAGCAFLAASCGTTKMYSVNAKSGTQTGGTAKFTQNGNEVTMKLDITNLTPGIHAVHIHEKGDCSAADGTSTGGHWNPSKNDHGKWGAEHFHMGDIGNLVADESGTATLTFKTDKWCLGCTDESKNIIGKGLIVHAAADDFHTQPTGNAGGRVGCVEIK; via the coding sequence TGGCAGGGTGTGCATTTTTAGCCGCTTCATGCGGAACTACAAAAATGTATTCTGTAAACGCCAAAAGCGGAACACAAACAGGAGGAACAGCGAAGTTTACCCAAAATGGAAATGAGGTAACTATGAAGCTGGATATCACCAATCTTACTCCTGGAATCCATGCAGTACACATTCATGAAAAAGGAGACTGCTCTGCAGCAGACGGAACTTCTACCGGAGGCCACTGGAATCCTTCCAAGAATGATCATGGTAAATGGGGTGCTGAACATTTCCATATGGGAGATATAGGAAACCTGGTTGCTGATGAGAGCGGAACTGCAACATTGACCTTCAAGACAGACAAATGGTGTCTGGGCTGTACAGATGAGTCTAAAAACATCATCGGAAAAGGTCTTATTGTACATGCTGCTGCAGATGATTTCCATACTCAGCCAACCGGAAATGCAGGAGGAAGAGTGGGATGTGTAGAAATTAAATAA